Proteins from one Coregonus clupeaformis isolate EN_2021a chromosome 25, ASM2061545v1, whole genome shotgun sequence genomic window:
- the ttc8 gene encoding tetratricopeptide repeat protein 8 isoform X1: MEVPMDPLFLAWSYFRRRKFQPCSDICSKILEDSPYDQEPDSSSHISEAAWSLKTRALTEMVYIDEVEVDQEGIAEMMLDESSIAQVARPGTSLRLPGTSHGGGPTPAIRPMTQSGRPITGFVRPSTQSGRPGTMEQAIKTPRTAHTARPVTSASGRFVRLGTASMLTNPEGPFINLSRLNLAKYAQKPNLSKTLFEYIFHHENDVTNALDLAALATENAQFKDWWWKVQLGKCYYRLGLHRESEKQFRSALNHQEVVDTYLYLAKVYQRLDQPITALNLFKQGLDHFPGEVTLLTGIARIHEEMNNITSATEYYKDVLKQDNTHVEAIACIGSNHFYTDQPEIALRFYRRLLQMGVYNCQLYNNLGLCCFYAQQYDMTLSSFERALALVANDEEQADVWYNIGHVAVGIGDLTLAYQCFKLALAFNNDHAEAYNNLAVLELRKGHIEQSKAFLQTAASLAPHMYEPHFNYSTLSDKIGDLQSSYTAAQRSEDAFPEHVDTQQILKHLRQHFAVL, from the exons ATGGAGGTGCCGATGGATCCTTTGTTTCTTGCATGGAGCTACTTTAGAAGACGGAAGTTCCAACCATGTTCCGATATTTGTTCGAAGATATTAGAGGACAGTCCATACGACCAG GAACCTGACTCCTCATCACATATTTCTGAG GCTGCATGGAGTCTGAAGACCCGTGctctgacagagatggtgtacattgatgaggtgGAGGTGGACCAGGAGGGGATCGCCGAGATGATGCTGGATGAAAGCTCCATCGCCCAGGTTGCTC GCCCTGGGACATCACTGAGGCTTCCTGGAACAAGCCATGGAGGTGGACCTACTCCAGCCATCAG ACCCATGACCCAATCGGGACGTCCTATCACAGGGTTTGTGAGGCCCAGTACCCAGTCTGGCAGACCAGGGACAATGGAACAGGCCATTAAGACCCCGCGCACGGCACACACTGCCCGCCCTGTCACTAGTGCGTCTGGGAGATTTGTCCGGCTGGGAACAGCCTCCATGTTAACCAATCCTGAGGGGCCATTTATAAATTTGTCAAGACTCAACTTGGCTAAATATGCCCAGAAGCCCAATTTATCCAAG ACCTTGTTTGAGTACATCTTCcatcatgaaaatgatgtaaCAAAT GCTTTAGACCTGGCTGCTCTGGCCACTGAGAATGCTCAGTTCAAAGACTGGTGGTGGAAAGTCCAGCTGGGGAAATGCTACTACAG ACTTGGTTTACACCGGGAATCAGAAAAACAGTTCCGATCTGCTCTCAATCATCAGGAGGTGGTGGACACATACCTCTATCTGGCCAAG GTGTATCAGCGCCTTGATCAGCCTATAACTGCACTGAACCTCTTCAAGCAAGGTCTGGACCACTTCCCTGGGGAGGTCACTCTCTTAACAGGAATCGCTCGCATTCACGAG GAGATGAATAACATCACCTCAGCCACAGAGTACTACAAAGACGTCCTGAAGCAGGACAACACTCACGTTGAGGCTATCGCCTGCATAGGCAGCAATCACTTCTACACGGACCAGCCTGAGATCGCCTTGCGCTTTTACag AAGGCTGCTGCAGATGGGGGTATATAATTGCCAGCTGTACAACAACCTGGGATTGTGCTGCTTTTATGCCCAGCAGTATGACATGACCCTGTCCTCCTTCGAGAGGGCTCTGGCCCTGGTGGCCAATGATGAGGAGCAGGCTGACGTCTGGTACAACATTGGACATGTGGCCGTG gGAATAGGAGACCTGACTCTGGCATACCAGTGTTTTAAACTGGCCTTGGCCTTCAACAACGACCATGCTGAGGCCTATAATAACCTGGCCGTGCTGGAGCTACGCAAGGGACACATTGAGCAG TCCAAAGCTTTCCTCCAGACCGCTGCGTCACTCGCCCCTCACATGTATGAACCGCACTTTAACTACTCCACTCTGTCAGACAAG ATTGGAGATCTGCAGAGTAGCTACACGGCAGCCCAGAGGTCAGAGGATGCCTTCCCCGAGCATGTAGATACCCAGCAGATCCTGAAACACCTGCGCCAGCACTTTGCTGTGCTGTGA
- the ttc8 gene encoding tetratricopeptide repeat protein 8 isoform X2 produces the protein MEVPMDPLFLAWSYFRRRKFQPCSDICSKILEDSPYDQAAWSLKTRALTEMVYIDEVEVDQEGIAEMMLDESSIAQVARPGTSLRLPGTSHGGGPTPAIRPMTQSGRPITGFVRPSTQSGRPGTMEQAIKTPRTAHTARPVTSASGRFVRLGTASMLTNPEGPFINLSRLNLAKYAQKPNLSKTLFEYIFHHENDVTNALDLAALATENAQFKDWWWKVQLGKCYYRLGLHRESEKQFRSALNHQEVVDTYLYLAKVYQRLDQPITALNLFKQGLDHFPGEVTLLTGIARIHEEMNNITSATEYYKDVLKQDNTHVEAIACIGSNHFYTDQPEIALRFYRRLLQMGVYNCQLYNNLGLCCFYAQQYDMTLSSFERALALVANDEEQADVWYNIGHVAVGIGDLTLAYQCFKLALAFNNDHAEAYNNLAVLELRKGHIEQSKAFLQTAASLAPHMYEPHFNYSTLSDKIGDLQSSYTAAQRSEDAFPEHVDTQQILKHLRQHFAVL, from the exons ATGGAGGTGCCGATGGATCCTTTGTTTCTTGCATGGAGCTACTTTAGAAGACGGAAGTTCCAACCATGTTCCGATATTTGTTCGAAGATATTAGAGGACAGTCCATACGACCAG GCTGCATGGAGTCTGAAGACCCGTGctctgacagagatggtgtacattgatgaggtgGAGGTGGACCAGGAGGGGATCGCCGAGATGATGCTGGATGAAAGCTCCATCGCCCAGGTTGCTC GCCCTGGGACATCACTGAGGCTTCCTGGAACAAGCCATGGAGGTGGACCTACTCCAGCCATCAG ACCCATGACCCAATCGGGACGTCCTATCACAGGGTTTGTGAGGCCCAGTACCCAGTCTGGCAGACCAGGGACAATGGAACAGGCCATTAAGACCCCGCGCACGGCACACACTGCCCGCCCTGTCACTAGTGCGTCTGGGAGATTTGTCCGGCTGGGAACAGCCTCCATGTTAACCAATCCTGAGGGGCCATTTATAAATTTGTCAAGACTCAACTTGGCTAAATATGCCCAGAAGCCCAATTTATCCAAG ACCTTGTTTGAGTACATCTTCcatcatgaaaatgatgtaaCAAAT GCTTTAGACCTGGCTGCTCTGGCCACTGAGAATGCTCAGTTCAAAGACTGGTGGTGGAAAGTCCAGCTGGGGAAATGCTACTACAG ACTTGGTTTACACCGGGAATCAGAAAAACAGTTCCGATCTGCTCTCAATCATCAGGAGGTGGTGGACACATACCTCTATCTGGCCAAG GTGTATCAGCGCCTTGATCAGCCTATAACTGCACTGAACCTCTTCAAGCAAGGTCTGGACCACTTCCCTGGGGAGGTCACTCTCTTAACAGGAATCGCTCGCATTCACGAG GAGATGAATAACATCACCTCAGCCACAGAGTACTACAAAGACGTCCTGAAGCAGGACAACACTCACGTTGAGGCTATCGCCTGCATAGGCAGCAATCACTTCTACACGGACCAGCCTGAGATCGCCTTGCGCTTTTACag AAGGCTGCTGCAGATGGGGGTATATAATTGCCAGCTGTACAACAACCTGGGATTGTGCTGCTTTTATGCCCAGCAGTATGACATGACCCTGTCCTCCTTCGAGAGGGCTCTGGCCCTGGTGGCCAATGATGAGGAGCAGGCTGACGTCTGGTACAACATTGGACATGTGGCCGTG gGAATAGGAGACCTGACTCTGGCATACCAGTGTTTTAAACTGGCCTTGGCCTTCAACAACGACCATGCTGAGGCCTATAATAACCTGGCCGTGCTGGAGCTACGCAAGGGACACATTGAGCAG TCCAAAGCTTTCCTCCAGACCGCTGCGTCACTCGCCCCTCACATGTATGAACCGCACTTTAACTACTCCACTCTGTCAGACAAG ATTGGAGATCTGCAGAGTAGCTACACGGCAGCCCAGAGGTCAGAGGATGCCTTCCCCGAGCATGTAGATACCCAGCAGATCCTGAAACACCTGCGCCAGCACTTTGCTGTGCTGTGA